The window AAAAAGAATATTTCGGGTTATCAGCCGATAAAGTAGCGTATATTTCAGCTTTTGCTAAAAAATTAGCGATGGAGATTGCGGAGCTTCTATTCCCTTTCTTCCATGGTTAATATGAATTTGGATCACTATGCGACATAACTTGCACATGAAACAACGTAATATCCTCTCACTCTTGGCTACCTCTGCTTTTTTGTTGGCGGGTTCTCCTACGTCGGCGCAGACGAAAATCAGCCCAACGATTTCTCCCATTCTTCCCGTGCTGCCTTCTAAGTCAGTGGGTAACGCATTTAATGCTAATGAAAAAGGGCAGTTGGTTAATAAAATTATTGTAGTGGTTAATGACGATGTCATTACCAGCCAAGAATTGAATGATCGTTTGAAGGCAGTAGAGAAGCGGCTCTCAGCGCAAGGTACAGCCTTGCCAAGCAGAGCTGATCTGCAAAAGCAATTACTAGAGCGGATGATTGTTGATCGCGCTCAACTACAACTGGCCAAAGAAAACGGTATGCGTGTCGATGACATCATGCTGGATCGCTCTATGCAACGTCTTGCAGAGCAAAACAAAATGTCTCTGCAAGAGTTTCGTAATCAGGTTGAGCGCGAAGGCACGCCGTATGTACGTTTCCGCGAAGAAGTGCGCGACGACATCATGATGCAGCGTATTCGTGACCGCGAAGTTGATAGCAAGATTCAGGTCTCAGAATCTGAAGTAGATAACTATATCGCGCAAGAGGCTGCACCAGGTAAGGTCGCGCAAGAATTGAATCTGTCGCACATTTTAGTAGTTATTCCAGAGAATGCATCTGCGGAGCAAATTGCGCAACGCAAAGCCCGTGCAGAAGAAGTCTTGAAAAAAATAAAAGCAGGCGAAGATTTTGCCAAACTGGCGGTCACTTATTCTGACGCCAGCGAAGGTATCAAAGGCGGTGACATCGGTTGGCGTGAGCAAGATCGTTTGCCGCAATTATTTTTGGATTCAATCAATAAGATCAAGGTAGGCGAAGTTACTGAAATTATTCGCAGCTCTAACGGCTTCCATATTTTAAAGTTGACGGGCAAACGTGATGTCGGCAAGAGTAAAGCGGATAGCACTGTCGTTCAACAGACGCATGTACGTCATATTTTGATCAAGCCAAGTCAAATCGTGACAACAGCGGAAGCACGTCGTAAATTGGTTGAATTAAAACAACGTCTGGATAATAAGGCGGCTACATTTGAAGAATTAGCAAAGTCCTTCTCTAACGATGGCTCTGCTGCTAAAGGTGGTGATCTGGGTTGGATTTATCCCGGTGATACCGTACCTGAATTTGAACAAGCGATGAATAAATTGGCGATTGGCGAGGTGAGTGAGCCAGTCGAAACACAATTCGGTTTGCATCTGATTCAGGTAACTGAACGCAAATCAGACGACGTTTCTAAAGAGCGTCAACGTTTGCTTGCTCGCCAGGCCGTGCGTGAGCGCAAGTCGGACGAGGCTTTGCAAGACTGGCTGCGTCAGTTACGTGACCGCGCTTATGTTGAGTTCCGTCTGGACGATAATTAATGACAAAAATTGCCATCACAGTAGGTGAACCGGCGGGCATTGGCCCAGAAGTTTCTTTATTGGCAGCATGGCAATTACGGTCAGAAATTCGTCCTGTCCTGATTGGTGACGCTGCTTATTTATCCATGCTGGCAGGAGAAATTGATCCTGCTATGCAGTTGATGGGCGTGTCATTAGAGGCTCTTCGTTACACTGGTTTGCCAGCCTGCGGCGTAAATCAAATTACCGTAATTGATTGTCCTCTAGCAGCTCATGTAATAGCTGGACAATTAGATCCTCGTAATGGCCGTTCGGTATTGCATACGCTGGATGTTGCTATAGAAAGCGTGCAGCAAGCCTGGTGCGATGCGATCGTTACAGCACCCCTACAAAAAAGTACGATCAATGATGCCGGTGTTGCTTTTAGCGGACACACCGAATATTTCGCTGAAAAAACAAATACTGCGCAAGTTGTCATGATGTTGGCATGTGAAGCATCCGATCATTTGCCACACGCTTTGCGAGTCGCTTTGGCGACCACGCACCTTGCATTAAAAGATGTGCCTGCCGCGATTACTTTTGATCATTTACTTAAAACGCTGCAGATTATTCATCAAGACTTACAAGTCAAATTTGGTTTACAACAACCGCGTATTTTCGTTACTGGCTTAAATCCCCACGCCGGTGAAAACGGTTATCTTGGGCGTGAAGAGATTGACATCATCACTCCTGTGATTTTACATGCACAGGGTTTAGGGATGGATGTGCGTGGCCCATATCCAGCAGACACGCTATTCCAGCAAAAATATTTGCAGGAGGCTGATTGCGTGCTGGCGATGTACCACGATCAAGGTTTGCCTGTACTAAAGCACGCTAGTTTTGGTTTAGGGGTAAATATCACTTTAGGTTTGCCGCTGATACGAACCTCAGTCGACCATGGCACTGCACTTGACTTAGCCGCGCAAGGCGTAGGTAAAGCAGATGTCGGCAGTATGCTGGTAGCGGTACGAGTCGCAGCTGGTATGGTGAAGGCGCAATCTCAGCACTAGCTTGTCAGAAGTATTAAGCGTCAATAAAAAACTTAGACAACGAGAGCATTTCGCTGGCAGTCATTGATGATCGCTGACGATCATAGCTTCTATCTTACTTGTCACACATGTTCTACAATCGTGAAATTCAGAATACCCAAAAATCATGAAACACATACCTCGTAAACGCTTCGGCCAAAACTTTTTGACTGATCAATTGGTGCTCAGTCACATCACCAGTGCCATCAATCCTCAGCCTGATCAAACTATGGTTGAGATCGGCCCAGGTTTGGCTGCTATGACTAAACTCTTGTTAGAAGGATTAAGTCAACTGCATGTAGTTGAGCTGGATCGTGATTTGGTAGCGCGTCTGAAAAAGAATTTTGATCCTGCTAAATTGATCGTGCATGAAGGGGATGCTTTACGGTTTGATTTTTCGACGATCCCATTGCCGCCGGATAAAAAGCTCCGTGTCGTTGGCAACCTGCCTTACAACATTTCTAGCCCTTTATTATTTCATCTGGCCGAGATTGCACATCTGGTTGAAGATCAGCATTTTATGCTGCAAAAAGAGGTTGTGGAACGTATGGTTGCAGAACCCGGTGGCAAAGCATATGGTCGCTTGTCCGTCATGCTGCAATGGCGCTATCACATGGATTTATTGTTTATCGTACCGCCGACAGCGTTTGACCCACCACCTAAAGTAGAGTCTGCGATTGTCCGTATGATCCCGAAGGCGGAACGTCTAGAATGCGATATTCATAAATTGGAACAAGTAGTGACTAAGGCATTCTCACAACGCCGTAAAGTGGTACGTAATTGTGTCGCCGGAATGTTTACTGAGCAGCAATTGATTGATGTTGGTATCAATCCGCAAATGCGACCAGAAACGATTCCGCTCGAACAGTATGTCGGTTTGGCTAGGTTACTCGTAGAACTGAAGCCCGATGTACCTGCAGATTGATTTGTAATTAATAGGGCTTACGCAAAACCAGCCCTATAAATAAGCTTAGTTGCTTTAGCCGAGCAATACCGTTTGCCTGGATACTGATTTTTCTTATCTCTATCGATTTTCCTCCGATTGCAAATATGAACATTACTACTACGCCAGAATGGCAAACCTTGCTAGCGCATCAAGCTCGTTTAGAACACGTGCATTTGCGCGATTTGTTTGCTGCTGACCCACAACGTTTTCAACATTTTTCTCAGGAGCTGGATGGCTTGCTGGTAGATTATTCCAAGCAAAGGATAGATGCCGAAACATTGCAAAGTCTGGTTGCCTTAGCCAGATTATCGAAGGTAGAGGACTGGCGTGACCGCATGTTTTCGGGTGAGAAAATCAATATCAGCGAAGACCGCGCTGTACTTCATACTGCTTTGAGGCACTCGGCTTTTACACCGTTCCCAAATCCAGAAGCCGACGTGATGCCTTTGGTACGCGCTGTGCGCAGACAAATGCGCGATATCGTCGAGCGGGTGCGCAGCGGATTATGGCGGGGCTTTAAAGGTGATGCGATTCAAAATGTGGTGAATATCGGGATTGGTGGTTCTGACCTCGGCCCTAAACTGGCGACGCGCGCATTGTCGGCAATGCAGCATCCTGGCCTGAGTTTTTATTATGTTTCTAATTTAGACAGCGCCCATCTCGCACCTTTGTTGGAGACCTTAGACCCGCGTACGACCTTGTTTATTGTCGCCTCCAAGACGTTTACCACGCAAGAGACCAGTATTAACGCCAACACTGCACGTACCTGGCTGATGGCCGCGGCGATGGAGGAATGGGCGGTCGCTAAGCATTTTATTGCTGTTACTTCCAGCCCCGATAAAGCGCATGAGTTTGGTATTCCTGATGCCAATATTTTACAAATCTGGGACTGGGTTGGCGGGCGATACTCTTTGTGGTCGGCGGTAGGTTTATCAGTTGCACTCGCAATCGGGATGAATGGCTTTGAGCGCTTGCTAGATGGTGCCGAGGCGATGGACAAGCATTTTTGTAAAACGCCGCTAGAGCATAATTTGCCGGTTTTGCTGGCGTTGATCTCCGTGTGGAACACGAATTTTCTTGGTGCTGAAACGACCGCAATCTTGCCGTATAACGAGTCCTTGCGTCACTTGCCCGCTTTCTTGCAGCAATTAGAAATGGAATCGAATGGCAAAACGGTAGGACGTGACGGTGAGCCTTTGACTTGTCGCGCCAATCCGATTGTGTGGGGCGAAATTGGCGTCAATGGCCAACATGCTTTTTTCCAGCTTTTGCATCAGGGCGGCTGGTTGATTCCATGTGATTTCGTGGTGGCTGCTTCCAGTGATTATCCTTTGCCAGGGCATCAGGCGCCATTATTAGCCAACTGTCTGGCGCAAAGTGCTGCTTTGGCTTTCGGCAAAACTGAAGAACAAGCACGCATAGAATTGTCTGCCGCAGGTTTGAGTGAGAGCAAGATCGCCGCGCTATTGCCGCATAAAGTATTTGCAGGCAATCAGCCATCCACGAGTATTCTCATCCCTAGCCTTGATCCTTATCAGCTCGGCATGTTGCTCGCTTTGTATGAGCATAAGGTGTTTGTCCAAGGCGTGATCTGGGGCATTAACTCTTTCGATCAGTGGGGCGTTGAGTTGGGTAAGCAGCTTGCCAATCGCTTATTGCCAGCAATTAAAGGCGATCAGGCCTACGACGTTCAACTGGACACTTCGACCACAGGTTTAATCGCTTATTTCCGTCGGCATGGGCATGTATAAGGAAAATCAACGGTTTTAATTTTGATAGGACTTACGCAAAACTACCCTAACTGCGTTGCAGCTCCTAGCTGTACCGAGACAAATCAAAGGTTTTATTTCGGATCATGTAATGGAGATAAGCTTTAACAAAAGTTGACACAAATTGACCGTCGGGTTGAAGCAAACTGAATATAATTGATTCAAGGCAATAAATTAATTGACTTGCAGAGATATAAATCACAACACTACACAATTGGCGGATCTATCATGTTGACAGGAATTATCAGTGTTCTCACTTTCGCCCTCATTGTTGGTGTGATTGGCTTGATTAAAGTAATGAACAAGATTGCAGAGCAATCTGACCAGCCACAATAAAAAAAGCTGTCTCTAATCTCAACAGATCACAGACAGCTTTTTTATTTAAACCTTCACTTGATTTGATCTGGTTCGTCCAGACTACAATTCCCTTCGTTTTTAACTGCCAAAGAGTCTTACAGACTGGTCGCTTGTTCGGCAGTTTTCCGCTCTATCAATTCTATTTTGTAGCCGTCAGGATCTTGTACAAAAGCGATAACGGTCTTGCCGCCTTTCACTGAACCTGCTTCACGCGTTACGTTGCCGCCTCTGGCTTTTACTGCATCACATGCCTTGTACGCATCTGGCACTGCGATCGCGATATGTCCATACGCGCTACCCAAATCGTATTTTTCGACGCCATAGTTGTAGGTCAACTCTAGTTCTGCGTGATCAGGGTTATTGCCATAGCCGACAAAGGCGAGGGTATATTTGTACTCGGGGTTATCCGATGTCCTGAGCAATTTCATACCCAACACTTCAGTATAAAAATCAATCGAGCTTTGTAAATTACCGACGCGTAACATGGTGTGTAATAGACGCATAATAAAATTCCTTTAAATATACTGGATATGAGTATGATAATTGAAGCACAGATTGTCCATAGAATGATTGGACGATCTTCTAAAAACTATAGATACTCCCCTTAAAATACGGGGAGGTCGTGTGCTGCATGCTGTTTTAATGCATGCTTAGCATGTTCAAATTCTGGGAACACCGATTGTACTGTCGCCCAAAAGCGGGGGCTGTGATTCATCTCTCGCAAATGCGAGAGTTCATGCGCGATCACATAGTCAATCACCGTCAGAGAGAAATGAATCAGCCGCCAGTTCAGACGAATTTTACCTTGCGAGGTACAAGAGCCCCAGCGCGTAGTCGCAGCAGACAGTGCCATTGAATGATAACTAACATCCAATTTTTCCGCATAGACAGGCAAGCGCTCTAAAAATACCCGGCGGGCTTCTTGCTGCAACCAAGCCTGTACCCGGTCTTTGAGTTGTTGCTCCCCCGAGTCCGCAGGCAGACAAATTCTCAGCTCGTTACTATCGCTGTCTAAATGAATGCCCAGCGATTGCGTGGCAAGAATTCGCAAAGTCAGTTGCTTGCCCAGATAAGGTAATTGAGCGCCATCTGCCCATACCATTTTAGGTTGAACCTGATGCGTAGCCCGTTCACGGCGCTCGGTAATTTTGGCGACGATCCAGCGCTGCTTCTCGTGAATTGCCTGCTCAATATCGCCAATTGTTACCCAGCGTGGTGCAGTGATTCTCAGTCCCTCGTCATTGATTAAAAAGCCAATGGTACGTCGCTTGGAGCGCAGCAGACTA of the Undibacterium sp. 5I1 genome contains:
- a CDS encoding M48 family metallopeptidase, with amino-acid sequence MFQSPRRKMQDPAPKKATPPSLPAPPKTSSTPPEKSPNKRQIRLQEQWLEYSLLRSKRRTIGFLINDEGLRITAPRWVTIGDIEQAIHEKQRWIVAKITERRERATHQVQPKMVWADGAQLPYLGKQLTLRILATQSLGIHLDSDSNELRICLPADSGEQQLKDRVQAWLQQEARRVFLERLPVYAEKLDVSYHSMALSAATTRWGSCTSQGKIRLNWRLIHFSLTVIDYVIAHELSHLREMNHSPRFWATVQSVFPEFEHAKHALKQHAAHDLPVF
- the pdxA gene encoding 4-hydroxythreonine-4-phosphate dehydrogenase PdxA — protein: MTKIAITVGEPAGIGPEVSLLAAWQLRSEIRPVLIGDAAYLSMLAGEIDPAMQLMGVSLEALRYTGLPACGVNQITVIDCPLAAHVIAGQLDPRNGRSVLHTLDVAIESVQQAWCDAIVTAPLQKSTINDAGVAFSGHTEYFAEKTNTAQVVMMLACEASDHLPHALRVALATTHLALKDVPAAITFDHLLKTLQIIHQDLQVKFGLQQPRIFVTGLNPHAGENGYLGREEIDIITPVILHAQGLGMDVRGPYPADTLFQQKYLQEADCVLAMYHDQGLPVLKHASFGLGVNITLGLPLIRTSVDHGTALDLAAQGVGKADVGSMLVAVRVAAGMVKAQSQH
- the gloA gene encoding lactoylglutathione lyase, translated to MRLLHTMLRVGNLQSSIDFYTEVLGMKLLRTSDNPEYKYTLAFVGYGNNPDHAELELTYNYGVEKYDLGSAYGHIAIAVPDAYKACDAVKARGGNVTREAGSVKGGKTVIAFVQDPDGYKIELIERKTAEQATSL
- the rsmA gene encoding 16S rRNA (adenine(1518)-N(6)/adenine(1519)-N(6))-dimethyltransferase RsmA, with translation MKHIPRKRFGQNFLTDQLVLSHITSAINPQPDQTMVEIGPGLAAMTKLLLEGLSQLHVVELDRDLVARLKKNFDPAKLIVHEGDALRFDFSTIPLPPDKKLRVVGNLPYNISSPLLFHLAEIAHLVEDQHFMLQKEVVERMVAEPGGKAYGRLSVMLQWRYHMDLLFIVPPTAFDPPPKVESAIVRMIPKAERLECDIHKLEQVVTKAFSQRRKVVRNCVAGMFTEQQLIDVGINPQMRPETIPLEQYVGLARLLVELKPDVPAD
- the pgi gene encoding glucose-6-phosphate isomerase, whose amino-acid sequence is MNITTTPEWQTLLAHQARLEHVHLRDLFAADPQRFQHFSQELDGLLVDYSKQRIDAETLQSLVALARLSKVEDWRDRMFSGEKINISEDRAVLHTALRHSAFTPFPNPEADVMPLVRAVRRQMRDIVERVRSGLWRGFKGDAIQNVVNIGIGGSDLGPKLATRALSAMQHPGLSFYYVSNLDSAHLAPLLETLDPRTTLFIVASKTFTTQETSINANTARTWLMAAAMEEWAVAKHFIAVTSSPDKAHEFGIPDANILQIWDWVGGRYSLWSAVGLSVALAIGMNGFERLLDGAEAMDKHFCKTPLEHNLPVLLALISVWNTNFLGAETTAILPYNESLRHLPAFLQQLEMESNGKTVGRDGEPLTCRANPIVWGEIGVNGQHAFFQLLHQGGWLIPCDFVVAASSDYPLPGHQAPLLANCLAQSAALAFGKTEEQARIELSAAGLSESKIAALLPHKVFAGNQPSTSILIPSLDPYQLGMLLALYEHKVFVQGVIWGINSFDQWGVELGKQLANRLLPAIKGDQAYDVQLDTSTTGLIAYFRRHGHV
- a CDS encoding peptidylprolyl isomerase, coding for MRHNLHMKQRNILSLLATSAFLLAGSPTSAQTKISPTISPILPVLPSKSVGNAFNANEKGQLVNKIIVVVNDDVITSQELNDRLKAVEKRLSAQGTALPSRADLQKQLLERMIVDRAQLQLAKENGMRVDDIMLDRSMQRLAEQNKMSLQEFRNQVEREGTPYVRFREEVRDDIMMQRIRDREVDSKIQVSESEVDNYIAQEAAPGKVAQELNLSHILVVIPENASAEQIAQRKARAEEVLKKIKAGEDFAKLAVTYSDASEGIKGGDIGWREQDRLPQLFLDSINKIKVGEVTEIIRSSNGFHILKLTGKRDVGKSKADSTVVQQTHVRHILIKPSQIVTTAEARRKLVELKQRLDNKAATFEELAKSFSNDGSAAKGGDLGWIYPGDTVPEFEQAMNKLAIGEVSEPVETQFGLHLIQVTERKSDDVSKERQRLLARQAVRERKSDEALQDWLRQLRDRAYVEFRLDDN